In Pseudophryne corroboree isolate aPseCor3 chromosome 3, aPseCor3.hap2, whole genome shotgun sequence, a genomic segment contains:
- the LOC135057740 gene encoding somatotropin-like codes for MASGLCSSVGLLIIMCLQSPPGFSAFPQVSLSNLFTSAAFRAQYLHQMVTDTYRDYERTYIPEDQRYSNKNSKLPQERCYSETVPAPTDKDNTHQKSDMDLLRFSLMLIQTWMTPVGVLVNNQVFGSSDRVSEKLRDLDEGLHVLMRELDDGNARNYGLLTLPFYKLDNLRSEDPRIKFYNLLSCFKKDMHKVETYLKVMKCRRFVESNCTF; via the exons ATGGCATCAG GGCTGTGCTCCTCTGTTGGACTCCTAATCATAATGTGCCTCCAAAGCCCACCAGGATTCAGTGCTTTTCCGCAGGTGTCTCTGTCTAATCTCTTTACTAGTGCTGCGTTCAGGGCACAGTACCTTCACCAAATGGTTACAGATACATACCGAGACTAT GAACGAACATATATCCCTGAAGATCAGAGATATTCAAACAAAAACTCCAAACTCCCTCAAGAGCGTTGTTACTCAGAAACCGTCCCGGCCCCAACGGACAAGGACAATACTCATCAGAAGTCA GATATGGACCTCCTGCGTTTCTCACTCATGCTTATTCAGACCTGGATGACACCAGTGGGAGTGCTTGTTAACAACCAGGTGTTTGGGAGCTCAGACAGGGTATCTGAAAAGCTGAGGGACCTTGATGAAGGATTACATGTCCTCATGAGA GAACTGGATGACGGAAATGCCCGCAACTATGGTCTTCTGACTTTACCATTTTATAAGTTAGATAATCTGCGCAGCGAAGACCCAAGGATAAAATTTTACAACCTCCTGTCCTGTTTCAAGAAAGACATGCACAAGGTGGAGACCTACCTAAAGGTGATGAAATGCCGGAGGTTTGTGGAAAGCAACTGTACCTTTTAA